From a single Lolium rigidum isolate FL_2022 chromosome 7, APGP_CSIRO_Lrig_0.1, whole genome shotgun sequence genomic region:
- the LOC124679429 gene encoding uncharacterized protein LOC124679429 has translation MAPPSSLLRDLLSADGFKSRRKQSPADPRTTTMPPKSRRPTKPARSQSDVLTHSRLRDGNVVVDPHDGAPEEHQMARRRSSASLMNARSYRNIDTAGSGAAASARGCAAVPALDESALSALISLAAGAVKPFAKDEAFRASLRSGCTSCVGESDHRAVLDLRVTVQTVERAAASAEEEEDPLDPRDLKRVSLRLHALATLDDEEARAVTASGAPYERLAACAHLYMSVVSKLQKKDHSAAVHALEAFCLAPREARTVLLPALWDRLLRPGLSHLRAWRDRESTAAAARSEPDARVKEVERTFVDALNGGTRALACYYRDWLLGRTEELVIPSVPAPPSTTAAVDGALARSSQSTTYDIGSDVAFSSESMSPAVFAIEETPQQPEEVVQGKAAEAESVFHECDDGEARSYTPTPLAEEKAAMPTMLTNEAFEPQIENGRRNGAGESTSYLPIRDMSAIDLLTLEFCEGPLKISSTNGNQFQSSIFATTPSDFVCPLTRQIFNRPVTIETGQTFERHAIVHWFDRGLRTCPVTGQELESLSVPDTNRVLKRLIDSWKSEHCRNLPQVAGSSRAPEEKLNVAVVDRVLDSGRSVSEQMERARHLMAIGGVDFHLHRLREGREEEQKARAAEHLLLCVRAEGGCRSYVAVGVDGGSLARLIRSEVVSARTAAVRLLVELLRLRRREIVELLMRGVCAASVLETMDVLLQHLRSSPVEEQALVAVLLLHFQRTLEPRRTSEYGEEAAKALTDSLRRCLTDENVVPNTRTALLMLGGHFSFSGDLLTEDWMLKRAGFVDDSPTTSVASDAAVQEKEVAENEAWQEHVTAVLLGSGRRPFLAALSGCLGSRDAGLVAACLTTAGWLSHSLAAPPLEDARTDMQLAAFSALVPQLKRCLAGGAAHLQARHRVLAAVTLHNFSKIPDCRVLLMLLADGLRGHLAELAELTRTAGQLYAELHE, from the exons ATGGCGCCGCCGTCATCCTTGCTTCGCGACCTGCTTTCCGCTGATGGCTTTAAGAGCCGTCGCAAGCAGTCTCCGGCCGACCCACGGACGACGACCATGCCACCCAAGAGCCGGCGCCCGACCAAGCCCGCGCGGTCGCAGTCCGACGTCCTCACCCACAGTCGCCTCAGGGACGGGAACGTCGTCGTCGACCCTCACGACGGCGCCCCCGAGGAGCATCAGATGGCGAGGCGGAGGTCGTCAGCGTCGCTGATGAACGCCAGGAGCTACAGAAACATCGACACCGCCGGCAGCGGCGCCGCCGCGAGCGCGAGGGGTTGCGCCGCGGTGCCGGCTCTGGACGAGTCCGCGCTCAGCGCGCTGATCTCGCTGGCCGCGGGCGCCGTGAAGCCGTTCGCCAAGGACGAGGCCTTCCGCGCGTCTCTGCGCAGCGGCTGCACGTCCTGCGTCGGCGAGTCCGACCACCGCGCCGTCCTCGACCTCCGCGTGACCGTGCAGACCGTCGAGAGGGCCGCGGcgtcggcagaggaggaggaagatcccCTCGACCCGCGCGACCTGAAGCGCGTCTCGCTCAGGCTGCACGCCCTGGCGACCCTCGACGACGAGGAGGCGCGCGCGGTGACCGCGTCGGGCGCGCCATACGAGCGCCTCGCCGCGTGCGCGCACCTCTACATGTCCGTCGTCTCCAAGCTCCAGAAGAAGGACCACTCCGCCGCCGTGCACGCCCTGGAAGCCTTCTGCCTCGCGCCGCGCGAGGCCCGCACGGTGCTTCTGCCCGCGCTGTGGGACAGGCTCTTGCGCCCGGGGCTCTCGCACCTTCGGGCGTGGCGCGATCGCGAGTCAACTGCCGCTGCGGCGAGGTCGGAGCCGGACGCCAGGGTGAAGGAGGTGGAGCGGACGTTCGTCGACGCGCTGAACGGCGGCACGCGCGCGCTCGCGTGCTACTACAGGGACTGGCTGCTGGGGCGCACGGAAGAGTTGGTTATCCCGTCCGTTCCCGCCCCTCCGAGCACTACGGCTGCTGTTGACGGCGCACTGGCGAGGTCCTCGCAATCGACGACGTACGATATCGGCTCGGATGTCGCGTTTAGCTCCGAGAGTATGAGCCCCGCCGTGTTTGCGATCGAGGAGACGCCGCAGCAACCTGAGGAGGTTGTGCAAGGGAAGGCCGCGGAGGCAGAGAGCGTGTTCCACGAGTGCGACGATGGCGAAGCAAGGAGCTACACTCCCACTCCACTGGCAGAAGAAAAGGCTGCGATGCCTACTATGCTGACCAATGAGGCATTTGAGCCACAG ATCGAGAATGGGCGGAGGAATGGAGCAGGCGAGTCAACGAGCTACCTGCCGATCCGTGACATGTCAGCGATCGACCTTCTCACACTCGAGTTCTG CGAAGGGCCTCTCAAGATCAGTAGCACAAACGGCAACCAATTCCAATCCTCCATTTTCGCCACCACCCCGAGCGACTTCGTCTGCCCACTCACCCGGCAGATCTTCAACCGGCCGGTGACGATCGAAACAGGCCAGACGTTCGAGCGGCACGCCATCGTTCACTGGTTCGACAGAGGCCTCCGGACGTGCCCCGTCACCGGCCAGGAGCTGGAGTCCCTGTCAGTCCCGGACACGAACCGCGTGCTGAAGCGCCTGATCGACAGCTGGAAGTCGGAGCACTGCCGGAACCTGCCGCAGGTCGCCGGGAGCAGCAGAGCGCCCGAGGAGAAGCTGAACGTGGCGGTCGTGGACAGGGTGCTCGACTCGGGGCGCAGCGTGTCGGAGCAGATGGAGAGGGCGAGGCACCTCATGGCGATCGGCGGCGTGGACTTCCACCTGCACAGGCTCCGGGAAGGGAGGGAGGAGGAGCAGAAGGCGCGGGCGGCGGAGCACCTGCTGCTGTGCGTCAGGGCGGAGGGCGGGTGCAGGAGCTACGTGGCCGTCGGGGTTGACGGCGGGAGCCTTGCTCGGCTGATACGGAGCGAGGTGGTCTCCGCGAGGACGGCGGCGGTGCGTCTGCTCGTCGAGCTGCTTCGCCTGAGAAG AAGGGAAATTGTTGAACTGCTAATGCGCGGAGTATGCGCCGCGTCTGTCCTGGAGACGATGGACGTGCTACTCCAGCATCTCCGGAGCTCGCCGGTCGAAGAACAAGCTCTTGTTGCTGTTCTGCTCTTGCACTTCCAGCGGACGTTG GAGCCCCGTAGAACCAGCGAATACGGGGAAGAGGCTGCCAAGGCCCTGACGGACTCTCTGCGACGCTGCCTGACGGACGAGAACGTCGTGCCCAACACCAGGACAGCTCTGCTGATGCTGGGAGGGCATTTCTCCTTCTCAGGCGACCTTCTCACCGAGGACTGGATGCTGAAACGGGCCGGCTTCGTCGACGACTCGCCCACCACGTCCGTCGCCTCCGACGCCGCCGTGCAG GAGAAGGAGGTGGCCGAAAACGAGGCGTGGCAGGAGCACGTGACGGCGGTGCTCCTCGGCAGCGGGAGGAGGCCGTTCCTCGCGGCGCTGTCCGGTTGCTTGGGCTCCCGCGACGCCGGCCTGGTGGCCGCGTGCCTGACGACGGCGGGCTGGCTGAGCCATTCGCTGGCGGCGCCGCCGCTCGAGGACGCGCGCACGGACATGCAGCTCGCCGCGTTCTCGGCGCTCGTCCCGCAGCTCAAGCGGTGCCTTGCCGGCGGCGCAGCCCACCTGCAGGCCCGGCACCGGGTCCTCGCCGCCGTCACGCTGCACAACTTCAGCAAGATCCCAG ACTGCAGGGTGCTACTGATGCTGCTGGCCGACGGCCTGCGCGGTCACCTCGCCGAGCTGGCGGAGCTGACCCGGACGGCCGGTCAACTGTACGCCGAGCTGCACGAGTGA